In Mesorhizobium sp., one DNA window encodes the following:
- a CDS encoding GGDEF domain-containing protein — MTSAAFILMINLSVSALLALAFLAIAAYDRSLASARWIGTAYAFGIAYSGFELLISYWPTSTIVATTAYSTLLFAQASYSIGIAREYEVKPPWRLLGFLIVASVLLNLYTQTLPRDLISRNVLWQAPYGVLQAVSVWILLRSRRLGKLDKALLAILALSAAYFVIKPLIAIESGGPGSSPASYLHTVYALLSQSTGIVLALAVALLTLAVYVNRMLSDANLRSETDTLSGLLNRRGFVDRADEVLRIADRSGGPVTLVLADIDHFKTVNDTYGHEAGDRVIQAFAQVIGDVSDGQPVGRIGGEEFAILLSGTELSTARLVAEGARIAFSQSVIGGVGFGDRCTASFGVAQRHGNETYDELLRRADLALYEAKNAGRDCVRVAPPMVHPSGNGSGTQNRRAFRDKL, encoded by the coding sequence ATGACCAGCGCCGCTTTCATTCTGATGATTAACCTCAGCGTCTCGGCGCTGCTCGCGCTCGCATTCCTTGCGATCGCCGCCTACGACCGTTCCCTTGCGTCCGCCCGCTGGATCGGCACCGCCTACGCGTTCGGCATCGCCTACTCCGGTTTCGAACTCCTCATATCGTATTGGCCGACGTCGACGATAGTGGCGACGACGGCCTATTCCACGCTGCTCTTCGCGCAGGCCTCCTATTCGATCGGCATCGCGCGTGAATATGAGGTAAAACCGCCCTGGCGGCTGCTCGGCTTCCTCATCGTCGCATCGGTGCTTCTAAACCTCTACACGCAGACCCTGCCGCGCGATTTGATCTCACGCAATGTGCTCTGGCAGGCGCCCTACGGCGTGTTGCAGGCGGTCTCGGTGTGGATATTGCTGCGCAGCCGACGGTTGGGAAAGCTGGACAAGGCATTGCTGGCGATTCTCGCGCTGAGCGCCGCCTATTTCGTCATCAAACCTCTGATCGCGATCGAGAGCGGAGGGCCGGGTTCGTCGCCGGCCTCCTACCTGCATACGGTCTATGCCCTGCTCTCCCAGTCGACGGGCATCGTCCTCGCCCTCGCCGTCGCGCTGTTGACGCTGGCCGTCTATGTGAACCGCATGCTTTCCGACGCCAACCTGAGGTCGGAGACCGATACATTGTCGGGACTGCTCAATCGGCGCGGTTTCGTCGACCGGGCCGACGAGGTGTTGCGTATCGCCGATCGGTCGGGCGGCCCGGTGACCCTTGTCCTGGCCGACATCGATCACTTCAAAACCGTCAACGACACCTACGGCCACGAGGCCGGCGATCGCGTCATCCAGGCCTTTGCCCAGGTGATAGGGGACGTGTCAGACGGTCAGCCCGTCGGGCGGATCGGCGGCGAGGAGTTTGCGATCCTGCTTTCCGGTACCGAACTGTCGACCGCCCGTCTCGTCGCAGAAGGGGCTCGCATCGCCTTCTCGCAGTCGGTGATCGGCGGAGTGGGTTTCGGCGACAGATGTACCGCGTCCTTCGGCGTCGCCCAGCGTCACGGCAACGAAACCTACGACGAACTGCTGCGCCGTGCCGACCTTGCACTCTACGAGGCGAAGAATGCGGGTCGCGACTGCGTTCGG
- the leuC gene encoding 3-isopropylmalate dehydratase large subunit, whose amino-acid sequence MSAPRTLYDKIFDDHVVDRQDDGTCLLYIDRHLVHEVTSPQAFEGLRMTGRKVRHPEKTLAVVDHNVPTSPDRVNGIKNEESRIQVEALATNAADFGVEYYSEKDRRQGIVHIIGPEQGFTLPGMTIVCGDSHTSTHGAFGALAHGIGTSEVEHVLATQTLIQRKAKNMLVQVDGQLPEGVTAKDIILAIIGEIGTAGGTGYVIEYAGEAIRSLSMEGRMTICNMSIEGGARAGLIAPDETTFAYVKDKPRAPKGAAWDMALDYWKTLKSDEGAHFDRVVKLDAAKLPPIVTWGSSPEDVVSVTGEVPDPALIEDENKRASKYRALDYMGLKPGTKMTDIAIDRVFIGSCTNGRIEDLRQVAKVVEGKRVAPTVNAMIVPGSGLVKAQAEAEGLDKIFIAAGFDWREPGCSMCLAMNDDRLKPHERCASTSNRNFEGRQGFKGRTHLVSPAMAGAAAIAGHFVDIRDWH is encoded by the coding sequence ATGAGCGCACCGCGCACTCTCTACGACAAGATCTTCGACGACCATGTCGTCGACCGGCAGGACGACGGCACCTGCCTGCTCTACATCGACCGCCACCTCGTCCACGAGGTGACCAGTCCGCAGGCCTTCGAGGGCCTGCGCATGACGGGCCGCAAGGTTCGCCACCCGGAAAAGACCCTCGCCGTAGTGGACCACAACGTTCCGACCTCGCCCGATCGCGTCAACGGCATCAAGAACGAGGAAAGCCGCATCCAGGTCGAGGCGCTGGCCACCAACGCCGCCGATTTCGGCGTCGAATACTATTCGGAGAAGGACCGCCGCCAGGGCATCGTCCACATCATCGGTCCCGAGCAGGGCTTCACCCTGCCGGGCATGACCATCGTCTGCGGCGACAGCCACACCTCGACCCACGGCGCTTTCGGCGCGCTGGCCCACGGCATCGGCACCTCCGAGGTCGAGCACGTCCTCGCCACCCAGACGCTGATCCAGCGCAAGGCCAAGAACATGCTGGTCCAGGTCGACGGCCAATTGCCCGAAGGCGTCACCGCCAAGGACATCATTCTCGCCATTATCGGCGAGATCGGCACGGCCGGCGGCACCGGCTACGTCATCGAATATGCCGGCGAGGCGATCCGCTCACTGTCGATGGAAGGCCGCATGACGATCTGCAACATGTCGATCGAGGGCGGGGCGCGGGCCGGCCTAATCGCGCCGGACGAGACCACCTTCGCTTACGTCAAGGACAAGCCGCGCGCCCCGAAGGGCGCGGCCTGGGACATGGCGCTCGACTACTGGAAGACCCTGAAGTCCGACGAGGGCGCGCATTTCGACCGCGTCGTCAAGCTCGACGCGGCAAAGCTGCCGCCCATCGTCACCTGGGGCTCCTCGCCCGAGGACGTCGTCTCCGTCACCGGCGAAGTGCCGGATCCGGCTTTGATCGAGGACGAGAACAAGCGCGCGTCGAAATACCGCGCGCTCGACTACATGGGCCTGAAGCCGGGCACGAAGATGACGGATATCGCCATCGACCGCGTCTTCATCGGCTCCTGCACCAATGGCCGCATCGAGGATCTGCGCCAGGTTGCCAAGGTCGTCGAAGGCAAGAGGGTTGCCCCCACCGTCAATGCGATGATCGTGCCGGGGTCGGGGCTGGTGAAGGCACAGGCCGAGGCCGAGGGGCTCGACAAGATCTTCATCGCCGCGGGCTTCGACTGGCGTGAGCCGGGCTGCTCGATGTGTCTCGCCATGAACGACGACCGGCTGAAGCCGCACGAGCGCTGCGCGTCGACCTCGAACCGCAATTTCGAGGGACGCCAGGGCTTCAAGGGCCGCACGCACCTCGTCTCGCCCGCCATGGCCGGCGCTGCCGCGATCGCCGGCCACTTCGTCGATATCCGCGACTGGCACTGA